TGTAAGATTCAGCCATACTGCAATGAGAAACTCAGGAGTGGTTGTAGGAGGGTTAAGATATACAGGACCCTTATCGTTCGTCCTGAAGAGAGTTGTGATGACGTAGATCACCCAAGCACCAAACCAGGAGTAGATCAAACCCCAAATTGCGAAGGTGTAACCGGCCGGAGTTATGGGTGTCGGGACGTTGTTAGAGAGGTTGAAAATTGAGTTTCGAAAGAAACCTGTGATTATAAATTTATATGACAAGAACAATAATTTCACTATAAATTTTAACATATGCCACATCGCAAGATATAAATGGCTTTATATGTTTCTGATTCAACGTATAAATTATAAAactaaaaaagtatatataaacatagaaaaaaatataaaatgggAACAGCCACTTTCGATTGCCATGATTGAGGCATGAATAATTCAGAACATAATTGTCGTAATTGTCTTACGACAACATACTAATGTTGATATTTGTATGAATACAATACTAAActtcaatatcaaatttttttgcTATGATTGTATCGACCTTTTAAAAGTCGTCAAGGAAAAATCTTTACCAACATTACACCGAAGAAACATGCCATGGTTAAGTTTAAGTTTGAAattaaagaggaagaaaaaaaaaagaacattaacTAGAGAGGTTTGGTCGTGGAAGTATCATATACCTAGTACCCACAATCATTTTAGTGAGATCAAGTGACATAACAGTGAGGACGTCTTGGCCaccaaatgaatgaataaataaatagataataaatagataaatgaatacaCTGGCGCAGCACACGATTCTTTGCTTGAATTTATTACCTAATGAATACTCGGAATCTGGACCAACACCAGCTTGAAAGGTGAAGAAGATACTTAAGATGAATGCAGTAGTTACTAGGAGGGTCAACGGAGGCACGACATCCATCTTACTCGATATGTTAATACCTGGAGGATGAGAAATCGAAGGAGAAGGGGATGGAGAGGAGGAGGGAAGGTGGTGGAGAAAGGTTTGGATAAAGAAGAGAAAATATGAAGAGAAAGGTAGAAAAACAGAGGTATGATAAGACTAAACAGTTAAGTTAAAACGATTTAATCGAATAATTGAGGAGGAAGAGGGATGGGTAGTAAAATTAGAAAAAGGAGATGGAAAAGAAGACAGTGaaggaaatgtgaaaaaaagATGTTGAAGGTATGAGAGGGAGGATAACAAAGGAGAATTGAGAAAAAATTTTCGAGAGTGAGAAAtgtaaaaagaatataagattGGTTGGAAAAGAAGTTGGGAAACAAAATAGAGAGAAGATGGGACGTGATGAGGAGAAGAGGAGTAGGAAGAGGAGAATAATGTTGGGATTTTATCAGGAGAAGGgtgaaaaagaggaaagggaacATCGATCATCCAATAAAACACACAcgatataaatgatatatccgTACGTGTGTCAATACTATCTAAATTAGTGAGCTAATAATATAGTCTGCATTGTAAGGTAACTCATTTCAATTTGGCTTTATCAGGTGACAACGGTAAAATGGTTACTGGTTTAATGATCTGTGATGACGCAGTTCAATAAATATAACCTGTATGAAGATGAATTtgagtttaaaaaaatgaatactcaCGCTAAATATGCACTAGAACTATCCCACAACGTTGTCAGGTATAGGCACACAAACGCTACAAAAGATCGGAGGAAAACTAATTTGTTTCGCAGCGCTCTAATACTGTAAAAGGTAATATCGTCTGAGTTTGAAGATTAACTTTGAGTTAATTCTTTTATCTAATTAAGCTGGGTGTTTAAGATAAAAACACTGTTGAATACAAAGACAGAATTAAGATTAATTACTTTAAAACAATCCATGGTTTTAATGCAGTGACTCGGAGTAACCCGTCTAATTCCAAGTACTTTTATTTCGATTGGGTCATATATAAATCAAAGATGAGGTGTGACTATCGTACTACTTTTGCTATTATTTtgtcgttgtttttgttttgtttcttccactcttttattcatttcccCTTCCATAGGGGTCAAGATGAATTTATCAAATATTGCATATAAAAATTgtggattgaaaaaaatagtgaattaATGATTCTTGACTTAATATTACCTTAAACTAATATATAAGCATTCCAAACATTCAGACATTTATCGTTTTGCTTCAAGGACCATACATTactgatgatcatgataaaaaacaatttaGTTCACTTGTATTGCACATGAAAAGGTGTGCAAATGCATTACCATTGCATCAAAAACAGTTTTCTTGTATTTTAATTGGAATTCCCTCAAGTTGAGAGTAAAATGTTTTACAGGTCAAATGCACCCAAcgacatgtaatttaaatataaagagaaaaaacacacaattataataatgatattgctCAACGTTTCTCTTTTTTAGATTTGCAAGTTAAAGAGCTTGTAAATCGAATCATGTGATGTTTCAATTATGGCGCTCACAAAAGCTAAACATtgacatattttatatttcatatttataaggGTTAGAATCCCACCCGCCGCTAATGTCACTTTCTACCCAGATGTAGACGTATATGTGATTAAATTGACATATTTGaggccgtcgtcaacatcaagcaggtcgcgcatgacgacggtctcctgcgttctgaaatttagttgaataatatttttcatataattttttatattcagaaagagattgtaaatgatacgtgtgtctaaaatgtatatatatgtaaaatctatgtaataattgattatgttgtattatgttgaacatgtggaacgcagaaataaatttcaagcaaacaaaacaaaacaaacaagcaaacatATCGATAAACGGTTGCCTGCCATGATactcccagggagtggagatggcGCATTTTATGTGTGGATCAGTGATGGATCCTTTGACCgggaaaataataattgcagTGTAAAACGTTTCAACCAGAATATGAAGTGCCATGTAAGTGtaactattatcataaataatataACACGTGTGTTACGTCATCGCCTCCCTAATTTTACATACCGACCAtgatttgcatatcactgttttgtgaaataaccCGAAATTTTAAGATGGCATTGCTATATCCggcaatttgattaaatttgcagtaaaaaaaaaaattgatttgaataaaaagagaaaaatcaaacaagcataccataacagtttcatcaaaatttgattaaaaaaaagaagaaaatttatgacattttaaagtttcgcttaatttcacaaaaattatattcatattatGGTCGTTAGACAAattaggagactgatgacatcacccactctcTATTAATTTTGCATTTGAATATATCAAACATTATCTCCTTATTGTCATGCGAAAGAAAAActattcctccctaaacatattgaattatcattgttttaacaatttattgttcagtcaagttgatcctAATTGTCAAATGTATGAAACTGAACTATTTTatgattcaaatatatttaaaaagaaagaaagaaatagtgtgtgagggacatcatcgactctctcattcgAATATCACTCacttgtgcatttaactgttttgtggaaaataagcaaaacctttgttattttacatctgaggcctgttgcataaaactttttacctgagaaaactcggggaaaaactgaaaactaaggttagtctgatttctgccattcaCTTTAACACAGAGCACAAACTctagttttctcaggtaaaaagttttatgcaacgggcccctgactTTCAACTTTTCAGCATCATAGATTATGATTTTGTTACTGAATcttttttcttgggtggacttgaccctaAGTTCGTTTGATGtcgaaataaacttttgttggggtggatattgcctttagagaaaaaaaatcaaatgaactaaTGCTGAGATGGCATTTTTtgaatgatgattatcatgGTTGTTGAGAGTAAACACATGCTGCATATTCAGAATGATGGTATTTAGGTGTTAAATTATGCATGAGTCGAGATAGATATAACGGGGAAAATACtgtcattattcattatttatgtattatattattaaaattaCCATCATTGTTTTCACCAGTTTAGCATACATAGATATATTTTTCTAATtactatcattgttattgtatcACATTGTAACTTGATTTGCTATATCTAAATAGGGACATTGCTTgaagaaaagacaaaaagaaCGTGCAAGTATTCCTGAATGGGAATttaattttcatactttttatTCTTCACGAAGAATCAATTCCACTCCAATGTCACGTAATCAATACAAgcgatttttctttttattacagCAACTTGTTACTTTTAACCATGTAGTACTGACATCTGCTGAATAATTTGATCATTTTAAGGACAGTAACTTGTTatttaaaaagagagagaatggTTATGTTTAAATAAACTTAAGTTAATGATTATTTAagttttgatttgatatcacatgAATTGTATATTGTTGATTTTCTtctccaatttatttttatctcaaGGGATTTTATAGCCTATAACCATTTGCATGCGGATGGTAGTTTTTATTAAGCCACACTCTCCTATTCATCTTGCCTATTTGTCCTCTTGTTACAAAATTGACCTTTTTTAAGTCAACTTCCCAACTTGATCTCGTCGTTTTCTCGTATCACTCTAGGAAATCATGccctacatgtaaatctaaTATGATAATTGAAATCCAAGTTGCTCGAATGTAATGTCAACTCAGATGATGCCACTCATGCGTAAATCTTATTTTAactctgaaagaaaaaaaacccggtataatcaaatttgtcattgttttttaaaaacaCTAATTTCTATTTTAAGAAGGGTGAGTACCGGTGATAACagatatgaaataaagaagtccagatttattttcttgaaacttagtttttttcaaaattctcaaaaataaaataagaaattatcaTTTCCTGGAGCAAAATACATCAGTAATTTATATTGCcgtaaatgaaataacaaaacaGGTTGCCTCACAGATCTCTTcataaaatgaatgaacatgccaagaaaaatatatctatattaaaaagaaagaaacaaatgtCAAAAGAATTCTTAGAAACATAATCATTAGTAACAATTTGTTTGATATGCCAAAGTACTAGTAAGAGACCATTGCTAAATgaaatacactctaaaaatattgggtaaaatgctccatgagggtaattatgtgtccaaccaacattgggcatttctttggggaatttttatttatccagtgtgatgaaaattttgcccattctaaagtaactGCTGCTTATTTCTTAACCTTAATGGACAATATGCTTGCCCgaattgggtaaaatactgcccaaaattggttggacacatataATTACCCTCGTATTGGTTAAAATtgtacccaatattttttacagtgtaagtaATGAACACTATCTGAAAGGTAtctaaaataatatttacaaaCCATAAAAATGCTATATATTCAAATGGAAAGTGATTATAAAAACCTAGACATTATCATTGGTTCAAGATAATCTGATATCTAAATCAAAATAACTTCATTGGCAGATATCATTAACCAAAatatgttgttattattatcctaTATGATGGAGTATTAACAATACAATTATTATcctttacaatttttttttctttttcactaaACACTAAACCAGTTGCGTGTAAGCGGCCTTATCAGCCTTTCTCTGTTTTGCAATGACGTATACGGGGTCGCGAACGATGACCAAGATGGTTTTGATGACGAAGAAGACGAAGACGAGGGCAAAGAGTGTCGATCCGATAACCGCTGGAGGACTGGTGGGATCACGAACGTTAGCGACAAGGATTCCTCCCAATGACCACATCGCCGCTGGGTAGACGATAAGAATATATCGAAAGTATCGATCATAAACGAAACAGTCCAGGAAGAAATAAGTGATGAGTTGGGAAGCGAGGACAGCAAAGCAAATGTAGGTCGTAGTATCCCTGTAATGGCacaaaagaatggaaaattaatATCCATGTATTTCATGAACTATTGATAATTCGAAGAACATACACTGGCGTACAGATTTTGCTGaccaagattttaaaaaaagagaaaaggaagtaAAGAGAGGaggatgaaatattatattattttatgaatatcatttcaaaatcttttacATAATtggattttgtaataaaaatatcaaaattttgtgcgCTCGCTTCGTTCACTCGCAACTtgtatttaaaataaattttacgcgatacgccatatctagccccttcaaatttttggctcattacgccactgagaacaaatattatgtaaaattcTCGTCGCTACATGAAGATCGTTCAATTGTTCCGTTGTACAATATTCGTTCGCAATATCTATGTAGAATTCACTTGTAGAGGGCAGTATTCCCCTAAACATGCAATATTCATGCTTTAGGatttcaaaggacaagtccaccccaacaaaaacttgatttgaataaaaagagaaaaattcaacaagcataacactgaaaatttcatcaaaatcggatgtaaaataagaaagttatggcattttaaagtttcgcttcatttaacaaaacagttatatgcacatctaggtcagtatgcaaatgaggaactgatgacatcactcactcactatttcttttgtattttattatatgaaatatgaaacatttttattttctcgtcattgtcatgtgaaatgaagtttcattcctccctgaacacgtggaattccatttttttttacattttgtgcttcaggcacggaggtcctaatcgtcaaatttgtaaaaattaattcaaataataaaaaacaaaagaaatagcgacatcatcgactctctcatttggatgtaactggctcgttcatataactatttgaaaaaaaataagcgaaactttaaaatgtcataactttcttatttcacatccgattttgatgaaattttcagcattgtgcttgtctgatttttctctattgattcaaatcaacatttttctgaggtggacttgacctcaaATGATAGTGTGTAgagtaataataatttattgaaGCAAAGAAAGAATAGAGTAATATTGAGCAGCAATCCTACTGAAATCTAAAGGAAAATTGAGGTTTCGGGATAAATCTGAATCGAGCTAGTATAACTATAGATATCGGTACTTTTTCTAACACAGGTAAGTGACAAAGTAAAGTCTAATATTTGATTGAaacatatcttattttttttaatgtcaggGACCGTTTATTAAAAAGTAAATGTAAAACATTACCGTGATCATGTGTTTACTCATATAAATGGAATTTATGTACACTTCGAAAAAGGATTAGCAGGAATAATTATTCTCTTGCCCGACTgagaaaatttgtcaaaatcaaCCAAATTTTGTTGTTAAAATCTACCAGGAATTGGGTTGATTTTGACCAATTTAATCAGTCGGACAAATGTTAAGATAGaaaatggtcattttgaccaaccTTTTTAAAGGGTCAATAATTCAATAAAGTAAACACTATTTTAATTATACTGTCATTATagtacatttttattatcataaagtGCATTATTCATTTGTTAAACTGAAATCAAAGAAGGCCATGGGGTTTTTTTACAGGATAaagtatctttaaaaaaatgcatgtgTATATACACACTTATAATGTCGGGCAACATaatgtccactgtgttgggtaatgtatgttggtaaaaatgtattctgggcaattattatcaaattgagcaaatttattacccaatcattagtttttattacccgaTTTGGACAGATcctaaccaatagttgtgtggacagtatgttacCTAGTGATGGTTAAAAATTGGGCCTTTTTTGCCCaacctttttaagagtgtactcACTCGTCTAGTCCAAGCCTGTAGAGCAGAACAATAGATAGCTGTACTTTAGTTGCGACCGTAGTCCAAGTAGCGTATAAGGCAAGTCCATTCTGTATAAGAACACGGTTGGCCCACAGATCGAAtctaaaatcaatcaaatttagaGGGGAAAAGATGACAGGAATtgcaataattacaatgtaaagcgcttagagacacaaagtattaagcgctatattaATGTAActatatatttatcattttctttatcatcatcatcattaatatcattattattattatcatatcattgTAGGAGGAGAGGAGATTGTGTTAGTTAAATCGGCTAATAGCTTATAATAAAACAGAATTGGTCCGTTAATGGAGCATTGAGTCACACCAGAAGTAGCGTACTAATCCTATCCGATTTTACTCTTCCTCAGTGTTACCAATctgatatgaaataaaacagacCCAAAGTGCTGTTTGCCTCAAATTCCACATTTTACTTGTTGATTATAACAATGTCAAATTTTTGCGGGAACAGTCCCAAAAAATTGCATCAACTCTTGGACTGGTCTAAAGCTTTtgccaaattgaaaaaaaaaatggggaaaactTTTGTTTTACATGGACCTTGTGAGAAAAACCATGTTGTAACTTTGTAAATATGAGCTCAATCATATTCTACGTTCAGGcacagaaaaaattgaaatgggaCAAAAGTTTTCAATGCTCTGAAGATCACCACTCTTGTCAGTTCTGTGGGGTGGAGTCACGGAACTATGGCCTCCAAAACCTGGGTACAGAACTAAGCTTCAGGCTTTGATTGAAACATTTTGTTAGGATCGGAGTGATAGCCGTGCCAGCACTTTTTTAACATGGGGGAGATTCCATCAGAGCCAATGTGCTTATTAACTTTCAATGTCATAACCCACACTCTACATGCTCTAGTCTATCTCTAAATAGTTGAGAAGGGTCATTTCCAACTGGGACAAACAAGACTATTAATCACAATACCCCGCTTCTTACTACTAGTGTGGTGTGGAAATGTTCTATATAAACTGATGATCAAAAGCCTAAGTAGTTATTAAAACAGATTAACCCCTGACAGAAACAATTACTTCGAGCAAACAAACGAACAAACCCCAAAATAAccaataaaaacataatgatATTTTAGACGAAACATAATCAAACGAAACTTACACTCCATATTCTTTGAAGACAAAAAGATAATCATAAACCCTGCTAATATGTATGGAGATCGCTATGTAGAGCGTTGTTGTTATGCCAGCCAGGGCCGCCAAACTCAAGATAAAGGTGGTCCTGTCGAATGCGAATAACCAGGTAACATTTAGGGTAAGATTCAGCCATACTGCAATGAGAAACTCAGGACTGGTTGTAGGAGGGTTAAGATATACAGGACCCTTATCGTTCGTCCTGAAGAGAGTTGTGATGACGTAGATCACCCAAGCACCAAACCAGGAGTAGATCAATCCCCAGATTGCGAAGGTGTAACCGGCTGGGGTGACGGGCGTCGGGTACAAGTTGGACAGGTTCCCGATCGAGTTTCGAAAAATTCctatttgtaataaaattataatgacaaGGGAAAATTCTTTCATCAACATGATAAAGAATGTAGAATCTTTAAGAAAATatggtgttttattaaaggaacaAAATGGGTCacattttatctttatttaaggcttaataatcattattagaTAGGCCACCCGGGTCGTGTGGTCTAGTGgatagagcattggactcatgatAATAAGGTTTTGAATTCGATTCCTCGCTCTGCATTGCCTCCTCTTTGATGAGTTTTTTCGTCTACAATGTCACCCACTATGCCTGATAAACTTTGACAATCATCTTTAATAGAATaaataatattgaatttgatgGCAACATGTTAAACCGATGACTAAGAGATGgtttctagtaaaaaaaaatcaaattttgatagaAATCTTTTTAaggaaaatgtggaaaaataatattgaaaacaGGGATCTGGTCGTGGAACTAACATGTCTCAGAACGTGTTTTACTTGTAACAAACAGCTCgttcattgcatattcatgaagatcgAAATGTTTTACCGAAGAAATGCAAACTcgaaaatatcataactttgttattccttgtccgatttgtTAATGTTAAGTCTCTTCCCAGTCCCTCCTAAAACTACCCTTGCATAGCCTCTGACCTATTTTATTGTATAGCTCCTTACCTAATGATAAGTCggaatttgggccaataccggCTTGAAAGTTGAAGAAGAGAGTTAAGAGGAATCCAATAAGTACTAGAACGGTCAACTGTGGTACGACATCCATCTTACTCGATATATTAATACCtggaggaaaaggaagagaaattaAAAATGGTGGCTGATTCATGCATGATAACGCTGATGATGATgttcaagaaaaa
This genomic window from Lytechinus variegatus isolate NC3 chromosome 10, Lvar_3.0, whole genome shotgun sequence contains:
- the LOC121423094 gene encoding uncharacterized protein LOC121423094, translated to MDVVPQLTVLVLIGFLLTLFFNFQAGIGPNSDLSLGIFRNSIGNLSNLYPTPVTPAGYTFAIWGLIYSWFGAWVIYVITTLFRTNDKGPVYLNPPTTSPEFLIAVWLNLTLNVTWLFAFDRTTFILSLAALAGITTTLYIAISIHISRVYDYLFVFKEYGVFDLWANRVLIQNGLALYATWTTVATKVQLSIVLLYRLGLDEDTTTYICFAVLASQLITYFFLDCFVYDRYFRYILIVYPAAMWSLGGILVANVRDPTSPPAVIGSTLFALVFVFFVIKTILVIVRDPVYVIAKQRKADKAAYTQLV